One genomic segment of Drosophila melanogaster chromosome 3R includes these proteins:
- the sosie gene encoding sosie, isoform A — protein sequence MQPLKRFTQCGSLTMLFGIFIILFGVSSTALTTFGKTNNQPPPTHVPIVKGRECSAHDDCTAIDRTSCVKDPNDYKLRCLCGDDSPPSAGSCPDVLKGLRHKCNSNNDCEDGMVCQYENSNRTIGVAKFMSSKTKLCLCDNDNGYVEDILHDICSGANLQGLVSFLVSICSLLAPFLVSAHMRKHF from the exons ATGCAGCCCCTGAAGCGCTTCACACAATGCGGCAGTCTGACCATGCTCTTCGGCATCTTCATCATCCTCTTCGGGGTCAGCTCCACGGCTCTGACCACTTTTGGCAAGACCAACAATCAGCCGCCTCCCACGCACGTCCCAATTG TTAAAGGACGAGAGTGCAGTGCCCACGATGATTGCACGGCGATAGATCGCACCAGCTGCGTCAAGGATCCCAATGACTACAAGCTGCGTTGCCTATGCGGCGACGACTCGCCTCCTTCGGCTGGCAGCTGTCCAGATGTCCTGAAAG GCCTGCGTCACaagtgcaacagcaacaacgactGCGAGGATGGAATGGTGTGCCAGTACGAGAACAGCAACCGCACCATCGGAGTGGCCAAGTTCATGTCCAGCAAGACCAAGCTGTGTCTCtgcgacaacgacaacggaTATGTGGAGGACATCCTGCACGACATCTGCAGTGGAG CTAATCTTCAGGGCCTGGTCAGCTTCTTGGTCTCGATCTGCTCACTTCTGGCGCCCTTTTTGGTATCCGCCCACATGCGAAAGCATTTCTAG
- the sosie gene encoding sosie, isoform B gives MVCQYENSNRTIGVAKFMSSKTKLCLCDNDNGYVEDILHDICSGANLQGLVSFLVSICSLLAPFLVSAHMRKHF, from the exons ATGGTGTGCCAGTACGAGAACAGCAACCGCACCATCGGAGTGGCCAAGTTCATGTCCAGCAAGACCAAGCTGTGTCTCtgcgacaacgacaacggaTATGTGGAGGACATCCTGCACGACATCTGCAGTGGAG CTAATCTTCAGGGCCTGGTCAGCTTCTTGGTCTCGATCTGCTCACTTCTGGCGCCCTTTTTGGTATCCGCCCACATGCGAAAGCATTTCTAG